A stretch of Colletotrichum lupini chromosome 2, complete sequence DNA encodes these proteins:
- a CDS encoding riboflavin transporter MCH5: MFNTTTSSPAGSDSNEKNFEAGGPEDHGVKGRLQLESTEPDSHRDSTTYKTYHQSEDNSLPNQSTDVVDRVTSRIASRVTSRSTITPGPPPDGGLRAWLCVFGTFLVVMNTWYDPRTPPPNQITKRNDVRGMINSFGAFQSYYIQTLDRSPSDISWIGSVEIFLLFFVGTFTGRLTDAGYFRSVATAGSVLVVAGTLAASACTRYWQLLLAQGVCVGLGNGCLFCPTVALVSTYFAERRAFAIGITACGSGAGGVVFPIVVREMLPRAGFGWTMRTLGFVQAAALFAALSCLRPRVPPRKTGSLVEWAAFRELEYTFYAVGASLCFWASYIVFFFLAAYARDIQGASYDTSLDLLIIANGVGILGRLVLNSLADRVGNLTMFVPTAGAAAVLAYCWAALPIASSSSRVGLYVWAALSGIALGGIQALFPSALASLTADPRKQGARIGMVFTIVSVSVLTGPPIAGALVSALGARDRAS; this comes from the exons ATGTTCAACACGACAACCAGTAGCCCCGCCGGGTCTGATAGCAACGAGAAGAACTTCGAAGCGGGCGGCCCCGAGGATCATGGCGTCAAGGGTAGGCTGCAATTGGAATCGACCGAGCCCGACAGCCATAGGGATTCTACCACGTATAAAACGTATCATCAGAGCGAGGACAACAGCTTGCCCAACCAGTCAACTGATGTAGTTGACCGTGTCACAAGTCGTATTGCGAGTAGAGTCACCTCACGATCGACCATAACCCCTGGACCGCCACCCGATGGCGGATTAAGAGCTTGGTTGTGTG TCTTTGGCACCTTTCTCGTCGTTATGAATACATGGTATGACCCtagaacccccccccccaaccAGATAACTAAGAGGAACGATGTCAGGGGCATGATCAACTCCTTTGGCGCCTTCCAGAGCTACTACATCCAAACCCTCGACCGCAGCCCCTCGGACATATCCTGGATCGGCTCCGTCGAgatcttcctcctcttcttcgtagGCACCTTCACCGGCCGCCTCACGGACGCGGGCTACTTCCGCTCCGTCGCGACAGCCGGCtccgtcctcgtcgtcgcgGGCACCCTGGCGGCCTCGGCCTGCACGCGGTACTGGCAGCTCCTGCTCGCACAGGGGGTCTGCGTCGGCCTGGGCAACGGGTGCCTCTTCTGTCCCACGGTCGCCCTCGTCTCGACGTACTTTGCCGAGCGGCGCGCCTTCGCCATCGGGATCACGGCCTGCGGGAGCGGAGCGGGCGGCGTGGTGTTTCCCATTGTCGTTCGGGAGATGTTGCCGCGTGCCGGGTTCGGCTGGACGATGAGGACGCTCGGGTTCGTCCAGGCCGCTGCGCTGTTTGCCGCCTTGTCTTGTCTGAGGCCGAGGGTGCCGCCTCGCAAGACGGGGAGCTTGGTGGAGTGGGCGGCGTTCAGGGAGTTGGAGTATACGTTCTATGCCGTGGGGGCGTCCTTG TGCTTCTGGGCGTCCTAcatcgtcttcttcttcctcgcaGCCTACGCCCGCGACATCCAAGGCGCCTCCTACGACACATCCCTCGACCTCCTCATAATCGCAAACGGCGTCGGCATCCTCGGCCGCCTCGTCCTCAACAGCCTCGCAGACCGCGTCGGCAACCTGACAATGTTCGTCCCCACCGCCGGTGCCGCCGCAGTGCTGGCGTACTGCTGGGCGGCGCTGCCCatcgcctcctcctcctcgcggGTGGGCCTCTACGTCTGGGCTGCGTTGAGCGGTATCGCACTGGGCGGCATCCAGGCGCTCTTCCCCTCCGCGCTGGCGTCGCTGACGGCCGATCCGAGGAAGCAGGGGGCGCGCATCGGCATGGTGTTTACGATCGTGAGCGTGAGCGTGTTGACGGGACCTCCGATTGCGGGCGCGTTGGTGTCTGCTTTGGGGG CTCGAGATCGAGCATCTTAG